The Prevotella melaninogenica genome window below encodes:
- a CDS encoding Fic family protein, translating to MKYLNIKKALAAWRDIQPLSEKDRDRLSRRFTVDFNYNSNHIEGNTLTYGQTEILLLFGKVIGEADIRDVHEMTASNVGLQMMTEEAAVKEKPLTQNFIRTLHRTLLRENYTVYRNLPGGVQTNYVIHAGQYKTRPNSVITRYGDRFEYASPEETPGLMFDLVNWYNEAEKKGELSAIELAALFHYRYIRIHPFEDGNGRIARLMINFILTRHNYPMIVVRSRKKSEYLEALHQSDLEVGPVPSDGAHANIGDIRPFLKYFNELVATEVYNDVLFISEKNENIWWYDGERISFRSPNYTKILNAMRTQPTLTLNDMKEETGISVSAIQKLLDKLLSKKYVERGEKDGSWRVFLTQ from the coding sequence ATGAAGTATCTAAATATAAAGAAGGCATTGGCTGCTTGGCGCGATATTCAGCCATTGTCAGAGAAGGACAGGGATAGGCTCAGCCGCCGCTTCACCGTGGACTTCAACTATAATAGCAACCACATTGAGGGCAACACACTGACTTATGGTCAGACCGAGATTCTTCTGCTATTCGGCAAGGTGATTGGCGAGGCTGACATAAGGGACGTGCACGAGATGACGGCAAGCAACGTGGGGCTGCAAATGATGACAGAAGAGGCTGCTGTCAAAGAAAAGCCTTTGACACAAAACTTCATCCGCACACTGCACAGAACACTGCTTCGTGAAAACTACACCGTTTACCGCAATCTGCCTGGTGGTGTGCAGACAAATTATGTGATACACGCAGGTCAGTATAAGACGCGCCCCAATAGTGTGATAACAAGGTATGGCGACCGCTTTGAGTACGCTTCGCCCGAAGAAACGCCGGGGCTGATGTTTGACTTGGTGAATTGGTACAATGAAGCCGAGAAGAAAGGGGAACTTTCAGCTATCGAACTGGCGGCATTGTTCCACTATCGTTATATACGCATTCACCCCTTTGAGGATGGCAATGGACGTATCGCCCGTTTGATGATCAACTTCATTCTCACACGCCACAATTATCCGATGATTGTTGTGCGCAGCCGCAAGAAGAGCGAGTATCTGGAAGCGTTGCATCAGTCTGACCTTGAAGTCGGCCCTGTGCCGAGCGACGGAGCACACGCCAACATTGGCGATATTCGTCCATTCCTCAAATATTTCAATGAGCTTGTGGCAACAGAGGTTTATAACGATGTGCTCTTCATCAGCGAAAAGAATGAAAATATTTGGTGGTATGACGGCGAAAGAATTTCTTTCCGCTCGCCTAACTACACCAAAATATTGAACGCCATGCGCACACAGCCTACGTTGACTCTGAACGACATGAAAGAGGAAACAGGTATTAGTGTGTCAGCTATCCAAAAACTGTTGGATAAACTGCTTTCTAAAAAGTATGTGGAGCGTGGTGAGAAAGATGGAAGCTGGAGAGTCTTTCTTACCCAGTAA
- a CDS encoding transposase: MRTYKRSTTIGKIKIIELTDKERLQLEEGFRRGKSQKLQELVQQEKNGLIALYYGDESHVCTDGYVPYVWQFCGEDVYIPSEKDLRLNIFGMIDRRNRYEGFTTTENMTADKVANFLDRMSLRISKRTFVVLDNASVHRCRLMRELRPLWEKRGLFLFFLPPYSPHLNIAETLWRILKGKWLRPVDYLYTDALLYATNRALAAIESGLKINFKHVA; encoded by the coding sequence GTGCGGACATATAAAAGAAGTACAACTATCGGAAAGATTAAAATTATAGAACTGACAGACAAAGAGCGTCTTCAGTTGGAGGAGGGCTTCCGTCGTGGTAAGAGTCAGAAGCTGCAAGAACTCGTACAACAGGAAAAGAACGGTCTCATAGCCCTTTACTATGGTGATGAGAGTCATGTCTGCACGGATGGGTATGTGCCATACGTTTGGCAGTTCTGCGGTGAAGATGTCTACATCCCCTCTGAGAAAGATCTCCGGCTCAATATATTCGGTATGATAGACCGCAGGAATAGATATGAGGGATTCACTACGACAGAGAACATGACTGCAGATAAGGTCGCTAACTTTCTTGACCGTATGTCTCTCCGTATCAGCAAAAGAACCTTTGTAGTCCTTGACAACGCAAGTGTACACAGATGCAGGCTTATGCGGGAGCTTCGTCCCCTATGGGAGAAGCGGGGGCTGTTTCTTTTCTTTCTCCCTCCTTATAGCCCACATCTTAATATTGCCGAGACTCTTTGGCGCATCCTCAAGGGGAAATGGCTCAGACCTGTGGATTATCTCTATACAGATGCCCTGCTCTATGCCACCAACAGAGCCTTGGCGGCAATCGAGTCTGGACTCAAAATCAATTTTAAACATGTAGCTTAG
- the dnaG gene encoding DNA primase: MIDRPTVDRIMNASNIVEVVSDFVSLRKTGTSYKGLCPFHDDRTPSFSVSPVKGVYKCFSCGAAGNAVKFIMEHEQMTYPEALKWLANKYHIEVHERELTNEEKQQENERESMFLVNEWAAKYFNDILHNDVDGMAIGMQYFRSRGFRDDIIRKFQLGFCLSSRHAFADAALKAGFQRDFLIKTGLCFERENGELIDRFNGRVMFPWVSVSGKVTAFGGRLLDSRTKGVSQKYVNSPDSVIYHKERELYGIFQAKKAIAKHDLVYMVEGYTDVVSMHQCGIENVVANSGTALSVHQIRLLRRFTSNIVLLYDGDEAGQHAALRGTDMLLAEGMNVKVLLLPDGKDPDEFARSYSADDFRKYIEDNQTDFIVFKINVLLKGVTDPIKRSEAVGSIVQSISVIKDPILRDTYIRECANRTGVSERTLMEQMNRNIYSNREQQTREQQTREQQQHRTVVIEEQQREEEVDTSTQLASKVEEMLIQAVIKDGEKVIFRDVKDENSGETYNLTVAQYIAYDLGSDNLGFSNELYTKILQEAVEHCGEEGFKAEEYFTQHADINIASVAVRLSVDRFQLAESLQVKETEQTLRDRVIHLVADFRLEYVSSHLKELNERLLQVKDPQEMQEVMSEIMRTQNLRNELAKKTGGNILV; the protein is encoded by the coding sequence ATGATAGATAGACCGACTGTAGATAGGATTATGAATGCGTCGAATATCGTTGAGGTAGTCAGCGATTTCGTTTCTTTACGCAAGACGGGAACAAGCTATAAAGGTTTGTGCCCTTTTCATGATGACCGTACACCATCGTTTTCCGTTAGTCCTGTGAAAGGTGTTTATAAATGCTTTTCGTGTGGTGCGGCGGGTAATGCTGTGAAGTTTATCATGGAGCATGAGCAGATGACTTATCCTGAAGCCTTGAAGTGGCTTGCGAATAAGTATCATATTGAGGTGCATGAACGAGAACTGACGAATGAGGAAAAGCAGCAGGAGAATGAACGAGAATCAATGTTCTTGGTCAATGAGTGGGCTGCAAAGTACTTTAATGATATCTTGCACAACGATGTTGATGGTATGGCTATTGGTATGCAGTATTTTCGCAGCCGTGGTTTTAGAGATGATATCATTCGTAAGTTTCAGTTAGGTTTCTGTCTGTCGAGCCGTCATGCCTTTGCTGATGCAGCCTTAAAGGCAGGTTTTCAAAGAGATTTTCTTATAAAGACAGGTCTTTGCTTCGAGCGTGAGAATGGAGAACTTATCGACCGCTTCAATGGACGTGTGATGTTCCCATGGGTGAGTGTGAGCGGTAAGGTGACAGCCTTTGGTGGTCGTCTGCTGGATTCTCGTACAAAGGGCGTTAGTCAGAAGTATGTCAATTCTCCCGATAGCGTTATCTATCATAAAGAGAGAGAACTCTATGGTATCTTCCAAGCAAAGAAAGCTATTGCCAAGCACGACCTTGTTTATATGGTAGAGGGATATACAGACGTTGTCTCTATGCACCAGTGTGGTATTGAGAATGTCGTAGCCAATAGTGGTACGGCGTTGTCTGTACATCAGATTCGACTCTTGCGTCGCTTCACTTCCAATATCGTTTTGCTCTATGATGGTGACGAAGCTGGTCAGCATGCCGCCCTTCGCGGTACGGATATGCTATTGGCAGAGGGGATGAATGTGAAAGTGTTGTTGCTTCCTGACGGTAAAGACCCTGATGAGTTCGCACGTAGTTATAGTGCGGATGATTTCAGAAAATATATTGAAGATAATCAGACAGACTTCATCGTCTTTAAGATTAACGTACTATTAAAGGGTGTCACTGATCCGATTAAGCGTTCAGAGGCAGTTGGCTCAATAGTGCAAAGTATTTCTGTTATCAAAGACCCGATACTTCGTGATACCTATATCCGTGAGTGTGCGAATCGTACAGGTGTGTCAGAGCGTACATTGATGGAACAGATGAATCGTAATATCTATTCCAATCGTGAACAGCAGACACGTGAACAACAGACACGTGAACAACAGCAACATCGTACAGTAGTCATAGAGGAGCAACAGAGAGAAGAGGAGGTGGATACATCTACTCAATTGGCATCAAAGGTAGAAGAGATGCTTATTCAGGCTGTTATCAAGGATGGCGAGAAGGTTATCTTCCGTGATGTGAAAGATGAGAATAGCGGAGAGACATATAACTTGACCGTAGCACAATACATTGCTTATGACCTTGGAAGCGATAATCTTGGTTTCTCAAATGAACTTTATACTAAGATACTGCAGGAGGCTGTAGAGCATTGTGGTGAAGAAGGTTTCAAGGCTGAAGAGTATTTTACACAGCATGCAGACATCAATATTGCATCTGTAGCAGTGAGATTGAGCGTAGATCGTTTCCAACTTGCAGAGAGTCTGCAAGTGAAAGAAACAGAACAAACACTGCGTGACCGTGTCATACATCTTGTAGCTGATTTCCGTTTAGAATATGTTTCTTCCCACTTGAAAGAATTGAATGAACGACTTCTGCAGGTGAAAGATCCGCAAGAGATGCAAGAAGTTATGAGTGAGATAATGAGGACACAGAACCTTCGTAATGAATTAGCAAAAAAAACAGGAGGTAATATTCTGGTATGA